A portion of the Stigmatella aurantiaca DW4/3-1 genome contains these proteins:
- a CDS encoding cysteine hydrolase family protein yields MKTQVKELPLPAFYRPSHAGTFGYSPNAGKLQTEAVAWAAQHGITSAATDTFNLHLLLIDVQKDFCFPEGSLYVAGRSGQGAIDDSRRIAEFVYRNLGVLSNVTTTLDTHFAYQIFFPSFWVDENGQMLTPYREVTREQIERGQARPNPAVAKWLCGGNYPWLLKQVKYYCDELERAGKYTLYLWPPHCLLGSDGHALAGVVQEARLFQAFARGAQSWCEVKGGNPLTENYSVLRPEVLARHDGQPLAQRNTQFLKTLLTADAVVIAGQAASHCVKSSIDDLLSEIVAQDAALARKVYLLTDCMSSVTVPDGKGGFAADFTPQAEAALQRFASAGMHLVKSTDPIAGWTDLRIG; encoded by the coding sequence ATGAAGACCCAGGTGAAGGAGCTTCCGCTGCCAGCGTTCTACCGGCCCAGCCATGCGGGCACGTTTGGGTACAGCCCGAACGCGGGCAAACTCCAGACGGAGGCCGTGGCGTGGGCCGCCCAGCACGGCATCACGTCCGCCGCCACGGACACGTTCAACCTGCACCTGCTGCTCATCGACGTGCAGAAGGACTTCTGCTTCCCGGAGGGCTCGCTCTACGTCGCGGGCCGCAGTGGCCAGGGCGCCATCGACGACAGCCGCCGCATCGCCGAGTTCGTCTACCGCAACCTCGGCGTGCTCTCGAACGTCACCACCACGCTCGATACGCACTTCGCCTACCAGATCTTCTTCCCGTCCTTCTGGGTGGACGAGAACGGCCAGATGCTCACCCCCTACCGCGAGGTGACGCGTGAGCAGATCGAACGGGGGCAGGCGCGACCCAACCCCGCGGTGGCGAAGTGGCTGTGCGGCGGCAACTACCCCTGGCTGCTCAAGCAGGTGAAGTACTACTGCGACGAGCTGGAGCGGGCAGGGAAGTACACCCTCTACCTGTGGCCTCCCCACTGCCTGCTGGGCAGCGATGGGCACGCACTGGCGGGCGTGGTGCAGGAAGCCCGGCTCTTCCAGGCCTTCGCCCGGGGCGCCCAGTCCTGGTGCGAGGTGAAGGGCGGCAACCCGCTCACGGAGAATTACTCGGTGCTGCGCCCCGAGGTGCTCGCCCGCCACGATGGTCAGCCGCTTGCCCAGCGCAACACCCAGTTCCTCAAGACGCTGCTCACCGCGGATGCCGTCGTCATCGCCGGCCAGGCCGCCAGCCACTGCGTGAAGAGCTCCATTGATGACCTGCTGAGCGAAATCGTCGCCCAGGATGCCGCGCTCGCGCGCAAGGTCTACCTGCTCACCGACTGCATGTCCTCGGTCACCGTGCCGGATGGCAAGGGGGGCTTCGCCGCCGACTTCACGCCCCAGGCCGAGGCAGCCCTCCAACGCTTCGCCAGCGCCGGCATGCACCTGGTGAAGTCCACGGATCCGATCGCGGGCTGGACGGACCTGCGCATCGGCTGA
- a CDS encoding diacylglycerol/lipid kinase family protein: protein MNVAVLVNLRSRRGSEVIEGLVRRFLPQARVALTQSVEESRAWIDQQLRPNPPSLLLAGGGDGTITGLVNEFRAQGLALPALGVLPLGTGNAWAHATGTPRPAVALKHLAAYGERLPPLRPFGLVRVEGSLAPFAGTGWDAELVQDFKSQLASSGPLKGTQAGLRGYLGALFTRTIPRHVFGDGNPQVSVYNLGAPVLTLDAQRAIRPLPGGDTGALLYRGPAGVAGAATTPEWGFGFKAFPFAQAVPHRLSVRVYSGGVFEATRNMLKLWRGAHPMPRMHDFFVQRVRMDFDRDVPFQIAGDVIGMRRSVEFELAEESVQLIDWHQFSNLLRG from the coding sequence ATGAATGTCGCCGTCCTGGTCAACCTGCGCTCCCGCCGTGGCTCCGAAGTGATCGAGGGCCTCGTCCGGCGATTCCTCCCCCAGGCTCGCGTGGCCCTCACCCAATCGGTCGAGGAGTCCCGCGCCTGGATTGACCAGCAGCTGCGGCCCAATCCCCCCTCGCTCCTGCTGGCCGGTGGCGGCGATGGCACCATCACGGGCCTCGTCAACGAGTTCCGCGCGCAGGGGTTGGCCCTGCCCGCTTTGGGCGTGCTTCCCCTGGGAACGGGCAATGCGTGGGCCCACGCGACGGGGACGCCCCGCCCCGCGGTGGCGCTCAAGCACCTCGCGGCATACGGCGAGCGCTTGCCTCCCTTGCGGCCCTTCGGCCTCGTGCGCGTGGAGGGCTCCCTGGCCCCCTTCGCTGGAACGGGCTGGGACGCGGAGCTCGTGCAGGACTTCAAGAGCCAGCTCGCTTCATCGGGCCCGCTGAAGGGGACCCAGGCCGGCCTGAGGGGCTACCTGGGCGCCCTGTTCACCCGCACCATTCCCCGTCACGTCTTCGGCGATGGCAACCCCCAGGTGTCCGTCTACAACCTCGGGGCGCCCGTGCTCACCTTGGATGCGCAGCGCGCGATTCGCCCCTTGCCCGGGGGGGACACGGGCGCGCTGCTGTACCGGGGGCCCGCGGGGGTGGCGGGCGCGGCCACCACGCCCGAGTGGGGCTTTGGGTTCAAGGCCTTCCCGTTCGCCCAGGCGGTGCCGCACCGCCTCTCCGTGAGGGTCTATTCCGGCGGTGTTTTCGAGGCCACGCGCAACATGCTCAAGCTGTGGCGTGGGGCGCACCCCATGCCCCGCATGCATGACTTCTTCGTTCAGCGCGTGCGCATGGACTTCGACCGCGACGTGCCGTTCCAGATCGCCGGGGATGTCATCGGGATGCGCCGCTCGGTGGAGTTCGAACTGGCCGAGGAGAGCGTGCAGCTCATCGACTGGCACCAGTTCTCGAACCTCCTGCGCGGCTGA
- a CDS encoding protein phosphatase 2C domain-containing protein, whose protein sequence is MFSPFEAATASVVGREHTRSGRNNQDALFLHTSGTALAAVVADGCGSGAHSEVGAQLGARCVAQAALAVLGRGLPVGAPGFLPAVRAEVLGFLSSLTGQLGGTLLAEHLLFTVVGAVVTPEQTLVFSAGDGVWALNGEVHALGPFPNNAPPYLAYGLLSPGAVPLECQALVRTEEVSSLLLGTDGAADLPSLAEARVPEREEAVGPFSQYWTEDRYFQNPDALRRRLALLGRESVRADFTARRLVRTAGLLADDTTLVVLRRRVGRA, encoded by the coding sequence ATGTTTTCCCCCTTCGAGGCCGCCACCGCCTCCGTCGTGGGCCGCGAGCACACCCGCTCGGGCCGCAACAACCAGGATGCCCTTTTCCTCCACACCTCTGGGACGGCGCTGGCGGCCGTGGTGGCGGATGGCTGCGGCAGTGGGGCGCACAGCGAGGTGGGCGCACAGCTCGGCGCCCGGTGCGTGGCCCAGGCAGCGCTGGCCGTGCTGGGGCGGGGCCTTCCTGTGGGCGCGCCCGGGTTCCTCCCGGCCGTGAGGGCCGAGGTGCTGGGCTTTCTCTCCTCGCTCACCGGGCAGTTGGGAGGGACGCTCCTGGCGGAGCATCTGCTCTTCACCGTGGTGGGCGCGGTCGTGACCCCAGAGCAGACCCTGGTCTTCTCCGCGGGCGATGGGGTGTGGGCCCTCAATGGCGAGGTCCATGCGCTCGGCCCTTTTCCCAACAACGCGCCGCCCTACCTCGCCTATGGGCTGCTGTCGCCGGGGGCCGTGCCGCTGGAGTGTCAGGCGCTCGTTCGCACCGAGGAGGTCTCGAGCTTGTTGCTCGGCACGGATGGGGCGGCGGACCTTCCCTCGCTCGCCGAGGCCCGGGTGCCCGAGCGGGAGGAGGCCGTGGGCCCCTTCTCGCAGTACTGGACGGAGGACCGGTACTTCCAGAACCCGGATGCGCTGAGGCGAAGGCTCGCCCTGCTGGGCCGAGAGTCCGTGCGGGCCGATTTCACCGCGCGCCGCCTGGTGCGCACCGCGGGCCTGCTCGCGGATGACACGACGCTCGTCGTCTTGCGCCGCCGCGTGGGGAGGGCTTGA
- a CDS encoding NUDIX hydrolase, with protein sequence MSYTYEYPRPAVTVDCVVFGLDEEDLKVLLIQRGAEPFLGKWAFPGGFVQMDESLEDAARRELEEEAGIRPSHLEQLYTFGTVGRDPRGRVITVAYFVLVKLSDYRPRAASDAREAAWFSVWDTPKLAFDHAEILSTALQRLKGKVRYQPIGFELLPPKFTLTQLQRLYEVVLERTLDKRNFRKKILAMDLLEELDEVEQDVSHRAARLYRFDHRKYKQLEKAGFNFEL encoded by the coding sequence GTGAGCTACACCTACGAGTACCCCCGGCCCGCCGTCACGGTGGACTGTGTGGTGTTCGGGCTGGACGAGGAGGACTTGAAGGTCCTGCTGATCCAACGGGGCGCGGAGCCTTTCCTCGGCAAGTGGGCGTTTCCAGGAGGCTTCGTGCAGATGGACGAGTCGCTGGAGGACGCCGCGCGCCGCGAACTGGAGGAGGAGGCCGGCATCCGACCCAGCCACCTGGAGCAGCTCTACACGTTCGGCACGGTGGGAAGAGATCCCCGGGGCCGGGTCATCACCGTGGCGTACTTCGTCCTGGTGAAGCTGAGCGACTACCGCCCCCGGGCCGCCTCGGACGCGCGCGAGGCCGCCTGGTTCTCGGTCTGGGACACGCCGAAGCTGGCGTTTGACCACGCGGAGATCCTCTCCACCGCGCTGCAACGGCTCAAGGGCAAGGTGCGCTATCAGCCCATTGGCTTCGAGCTGTTGCCGCCCAAGTTCACCCTGACGCAGCTCCAGCGCCTGTACGAAGTCGTGCTGGAGCGGACGCTCGACAAACGCAACTTCCGCAAGAAGATCCTCGCGATGGATCTGCTGGAGGAACTGGACGAGGTGGAGCAGGACGTCTCCCACCGCGCCGCGCGCCTCTACCGGTTCGATCACCGCAAGTACAAGCAACTGGAGAAGGCAGGCTTCAACTTCGAGCTGTAG
- a CDS encoding HAMP domain-containing sensor histidine kinase, giving the protein MSLRRVLTSIMVVLGLLVLASIGSLAMITRYFQRMSDGVGLATEGVRLPEDLEIELLNHYRRSFEPPAEPPAVQGALLAASENRLMLGLDAVTNIALSIEERNLIDGVRQKVYAYLVAEREARSDPTEEKLQRAKGALDVALVNTAFLTYYNVKEARDTEAQAVRWSRTALVGSTTLSTLLLLSLVAMLLWMRRAVLRPVIGVSQAMRRFGAGDKETRAPERGPAELREMALTFNEMAATLAQRQEEQLTFLAGVAHDLRNPLAALKMSTALAGSGRNEASPERIQRMLTLVRRQVARLDRMVGDLLDAARIEAGRLELHIEERDAREMARSVVELFEASGQGRELRLSVPEVPVPLRCDGTRMEQVLNNLVSNALKYSPTGTSVDVTVSRQQDEAILTVTDRGIGLSAEAKHHLFSPFMRANNARDCAPGAGLGLSVARRIVEAHGGRIEVESQPGQGATFRVRLPLSLPRPPAAPWSAGDVMH; this is encoded by the coding sequence TTGAGTCTTAGACGTGTGCTGACGTCCATCATGGTGGTGTTGGGCTTGCTCGTGCTTGCGTCCATTGGCTCGCTCGCGATGATCACCCGGTATTTTCAACGCATGAGCGATGGGGTGGGGCTTGCCACCGAGGGGGTTCGCCTTCCCGAGGACCTGGAAATCGAACTGCTCAACCACTACAGGCGGAGCTTCGAGCCCCCCGCTGAACCCCCGGCGGTTCAAGGGGCCCTGCTTGCCGCGAGCGAAAACCGGCTGATGCTGGGGCTGGATGCGGTCACGAACATCGCCCTCTCCATCGAAGAGAGGAACCTCATCGATGGGGTCCGCCAGAAGGTGTATGCCTACCTCGTCGCGGAGAGGGAGGCGCGGAGCGATCCCACCGAGGAGAAGCTCCAGCGCGCCAAGGGGGCGCTGGACGTGGCGCTGGTCAACACGGCGTTCCTCACCTACTACAACGTGAAGGAGGCGCGCGACACCGAGGCCCAGGCCGTCCGCTGGAGCCGCACCGCGCTCGTGGGCAGTACCACCCTGAGCACCCTGCTCCTGCTGAGCTTGGTGGCCATGCTGCTGTGGATGCGGCGGGCTGTGCTGCGCCCGGTCATCGGGGTCAGTCAGGCCATGCGCCGCTTCGGGGCCGGGGACAAGGAGACGCGTGCCCCGGAGCGGGGGCCGGCCGAGCTGCGCGAGATGGCACTCACCTTCAATGAGATGGCCGCGACGCTGGCCCAGCGTCAGGAGGAGCAGCTCACGTTCCTGGCGGGCGTGGCGCACGACCTCCGCAATCCCCTGGCCGCCCTGAAGATGTCCACGGCCCTCGCCGGCTCGGGACGGAACGAGGCCTCGCCCGAGCGCATCCAGCGCATGCTCACCCTGGTCCGCCGGCAGGTGGCGCGGTTGGACCGGATGGTGGGGGACCTGCTCGATGCGGCGCGCATCGAGGCTGGCAGGCTGGAGCTGCACATCGAGGAACGCGATGCCCGGGAGATGGCGCGCTCGGTGGTGGAGTTGTTCGAGGCCAGCGGGCAGGGCCGCGAGCTGCGCCTGTCCGTGCCCGAGGTCCCCGTGCCCCTGCGCTGCGATGGCACCCGGATGGAGCAGGTGCTCAACAACCTGGTCAGCAATGCCCTGAAGTACTCCCCCACGGGCACGAGCGTGGACGTGACGGTGTCCCGGCAGCAGGACGAGGCGATCCTGACCGTGACGGACCGTGGCATCGGCCTGTCCGCCGAGGCGAAGCACCATCTGTTTTCGCCCTTCATGCGCGCCAACAATGCCCGGGATTGTGCGCCCGGGGCGGGCCTGGGGCTCTCTGTGGCGCGGCGCATCGTGGAGGCCCATGGGGGCCGCATCGAGGTGGAGAGCCAGCCTGGCCAAGGGGCCACGTTCCGGGTCCGTCTCCCGCTCAGCCTCCCGCGCCCGCCCGCCGCGCCGTGGTCCGCCGGCGACGTGATGCACTGA
- a CDS encoding IgA Peptidase M64, which yields MRVLLALLLATSVSAAPRTFRVDYFHTGNASEERFSLDRLVIEPLDWPGNPARPVDETNLGKYLFEVRDQATNRLLYSRGFASIYGEWETTAEAKEAHRTFHESLRFPAPSQPVQVLLKKRDARNTFREIWSLAVDPRDMFVDPSSPPSPGALLPLLENGPPSEKVDLLILGDGYTAQERAKFEKDARRMVDILFTFSPFKEHKARFNVWGLVPASAQSGISRPSTGLHRRSPVGATYDAFGSERYVLTFDNEAFRDTAAFAPYDFVEILVNGNTYGGGGIFGLYGTVASDSLWAPYIFVHEFGHHFAGLADEYYTSDSAYLPSEDRAEPWEKNVTALKDPSQLKWKALLSPSTPLPTPWDKDAYEAHARQIQQRRKKIRSEQRPESEMDALFTAQRDWEEKFLGAQKQASKVGAFEGAMYEARGYYRPQVDCVMFTRDRVPFCAVCRHALTEIIDLYSEKPVRSDVPAP from the coding sequence ATGCGCGTCCTGCTTGCCCTGCTGCTGGCCACCAGTGTTTCCGCCGCCCCTCGCACCTTCCGTGTCGACTACTTCCACACGGGCAATGCGTCCGAGGAGCGCTTCAGCCTCGACCGGCTCGTCATCGAGCCGTTGGACTGGCCGGGAAACCCGGCCCGCCCTGTCGATGAGACGAACCTCGGCAAGTACCTCTTCGAGGTGCGGGACCAGGCCACCAACCGCCTCCTGTACTCGCGCGGGTTCGCCTCCATCTATGGCGAATGGGAGACGACCGCCGAGGCCAAGGAAGCGCACCGCACCTTCCACGAGTCCCTCCGCTTTCCCGCCCCCTCGCAGCCCGTCCAGGTCCTGCTGAAGAAGCGGGACGCCCGGAACACGTTCCGGGAGATCTGGTCCCTGGCCGTCGACCCTCGTGACATGTTCGTCGACCCGTCCTCCCCACCTTCTCCCGGAGCGCTCCTGCCCCTGCTCGAGAACGGACCGCCCTCGGAGAAGGTGGACCTGCTCATCCTCGGCGATGGGTACACCGCGCAGGAGCGCGCCAAGTTCGAGAAGGACGCGCGGCGCATGGTGGACATCCTCTTCACCTTCTCGCCCTTCAAGGAGCACAAGGCCCGCTTCAACGTCTGGGGGCTGGTGCCCGCCTCTGCCCAGTCCGGCATCTCGCGTCCCTCCACCGGCCTCCACCGCCGCTCCCCCGTGGGCGCCACCTACGATGCCTTTGGCAGCGAGCGGTACGTCCTCACCTTCGACAACGAGGCCTTCCGGGACACCGCCGCCTTCGCGCCCTATGACTTCGTGGAGATCCTCGTCAACGGCAACACCTACGGCGGCGGCGGCATCTTCGGGCTTTATGGCACCGTGGCCTCGGACAGCCTCTGGGCCCCCTACATCTTCGTCCATGAGTTCGGCCACCACTTCGCGGGGCTCGCCGACGAGTACTACACCTCCGACTCCGCCTACCTGCCCTCCGAGGACCGCGCCGAGCCCTGGGAGAAGAACGTCACCGCGCTCAAGGACCCCTCGCAGCTCAAGTGGAAGGCGCTCCTGTCTCCCAGCACGCCCCTGCCCACCCCCTGGGACAAGGACGCCTACGAGGCCCACGCCCGGCAGATCCAGCAGCGCCGCAAGAAGATCCGCTCCGAGCAGCGGCCCGAGTCCGAGATGGATGCGCTCTTCACCGCCCAGCGGGACTGGGAGGAGAAGTTCCTCGGTGCCCAGAAGCAGGCAAGCAAGGTGGGGGCCTTCGAGGGCGCCATGTATGAAGCGCGCGGTTACTACCGGCCCCAGGTGGACTGCGTCATGTTCACCCGGGATCGCGTCCCCTTCTGCGCCGTGTGCCGGCACGCGCTCACTGAAATCATCGACCTATACTCAGAAAAACCTGTCAGGTCTGATGTCCCTGCACCATGA
- a CDS encoding Ig-like domain-containing protein has protein sequence MYACIANKCELRDETGPDAGTPDAGTPDSGTPDAGPPTVCRDTALSGIDQGCTAEKPSCDAAANGGLGQCKTCGDSDPGTGTDQGCSSAAPFCDVAANGGDGVCKACFNSATGGATDQGCSAAAPLCDTAAGNGVGACKVCLDTAAAGSTTADEGCSAPTSLCDVSAANGAGACKICLTSSNEGCPGAQTCNAQGTACEGCEDNASCTNPSTPFCKPPPPVSSCVECIDNSNCTAARPACSASTNLCGCTADAQCAAAAGSADFCDLTASNGRGECKVCVTNAQCASLDPSKPFCDNTTACVQCLTNAGCALNQACNASKACEAVPGVDPAATSAQIQAFLNAPAGIVVPGLPITNAFITYLKPTVGTDAAGFFLQAEANGPAMFVLGDTTGLQVGDRVSITVTQKTVVSGIDAATSLQAAPTIGARGYPVQNLSTATPAGLAVDHSTKSDLLTNLDAYESELIHLNGTLAAAPSSSGTGHVAIQITTQGMQTAATTFVLRLASTVADQFDLAVGCQFTLKAGPMWRFTPNTNSNAAQPSSYYASDLAFTCPGPKLVSAAAGSSTEVVLTFDRSIAPSSVTNAAQQFTFDNGLTATAAEVEGKRIILTTTAQTGGTTYAVTVATSVTDTAGTPVPSPGNTATFKGFRATAVLRITEVQPNMPNNADLVELQVLSGGNVEGFVLQQDVNAPTRLATLPDVNVATGDLIVVHMTTPGMTSETTAKNQFPASGTPANYDTAWDFKGESAGITFSSRIVLVTDAVGTIQDAASFARSTGTPPGVFPGNLQAIQAAGQWLPADCGGAPCTLTSTPSAQQVSADWENVPTGSTVTKNSNTVRRVSATDTNTREDWAVGAQSFGLPNP, from the coding sequence GTGTATGCATGTATCGCCAACAAGTGCGAGCTCCGGGATGAGACGGGCCCGGATGCCGGCACGCCCGATGCCGGGACTCCCGACTCCGGGACGCCCGATGCGGGTCCTCCCACCGTGTGCAGGGATACGGCCCTCTCGGGCATTGATCAGGGCTGCACCGCGGAGAAGCCCTCCTGCGATGCGGCGGCGAACGGCGGCCTGGGCCAGTGCAAGACCTGCGGCGATTCCGATCCGGGAACCGGTACGGATCAGGGCTGCTCTTCGGCTGCCCCCTTCTGCGATGTGGCCGCGAACGGTGGCGACGGCGTCTGCAAGGCCTGCTTCAACTCCGCGACGGGCGGCGCCACGGATCAGGGCTGCTCGGCCGCCGCGCCCCTCTGCGATACCGCGGCCGGCAATGGCGTGGGTGCCTGCAAGGTCTGCCTGGATACGGCTGCTGCCGGGAGCACCACGGCCGATGAGGGGTGCTCCGCGCCCACTTCCCTCTGCGATGTCTCCGCGGCCAACGGCGCGGGCGCTTGCAAGATCTGCCTGACGAGCAGCAATGAGGGCTGCCCGGGCGCCCAGACGTGCAACGCCCAGGGAACGGCCTGCGAGGGCTGCGAGGACAACGCCTCGTGCACCAACCCCTCGACCCCCTTCTGCAAGCCGCCTCCCCCTGTGTCCAGCTGCGTGGAGTGCATCGACAACTCGAACTGCACCGCGGCGCGTCCCGCCTGCAGCGCAAGCACCAACCTGTGCGGATGCACGGCGGACGCGCAGTGTGCCGCCGCGGCGGGCTCGGCCGACTTCTGCGATCTCACCGCGAGCAACGGCCGCGGAGAGTGCAAGGTCTGTGTCACGAACGCGCAATGCGCCTCTTTGGATCCCTCCAAGCCCTTCTGCGACAACACCACGGCCTGCGTCCAGTGCCTCACCAATGCGGGCTGCGCGCTGAACCAGGCATGCAATGCCAGCAAGGCCTGCGAGGCCGTGCCCGGTGTCGACCCTGCCGCCACCAGCGCGCAGATCCAGGCGTTCCTGAACGCCCCGGCAGGCATCGTGGTTCCGGGCCTGCCCATCACGAACGCCTTCATCACGTACCTCAAGCCGACCGTGGGGACGGATGCGGCGGGCTTCTTCCTCCAAGCGGAGGCCAATGGTCCCGCGATGTTCGTGTTGGGGGATACGACGGGACTTCAGGTGGGCGACCGCGTGTCCATCACCGTGACCCAGAAGACCGTCGTCTCGGGCATCGATGCCGCCACCAGCCTCCAGGCGGCCCCCACCATCGGGGCGCGGGGTTACCCGGTTCAGAACCTGAGCACGGCCACCCCCGCGGGCCTCGCCGTGGACCACTCCACGAAGTCGGACCTGCTCACCAACCTCGATGCGTATGAGAGCGAACTCATTCATCTGAACGGTACGCTCGCGGCCGCGCCCAGCTCCTCGGGCACCGGTCACGTGGCCATCCAGATCACGACCCAGGGGATGCAGACGGCCGCCACCACCTTCGTGCTCCGTCTGGCTTCCACGGTGGCGGACCAGTTCGACCTGGCCGTCGGCTGCCAGTTCACGCTCAAGGCGGGTCCGATGTGGCGCTTCACGCCCAACACCAACAGCAATGCGGCCCAGCCGTCCTCCTATTACGCGTCGGACCTGGCCTTCACCTGCCCGGGCCCGAAGCTGGTGAGCGCGGCGGCCGGGTCATCGACGGAGGTGGTCCTGACCTTTGATCGCTCCATCGCCCCGTCGAGCGTGACGAACGCCGCGCAGCAGTTCACCTTCGACAATGGGCTCACCGCAACGGCCGCCGAGGTGGAGGGCAAGCGGATCATCTTGACCACCACCGCCCAGACCGGCGGGACGACCTACGCGGTCACCGTGGCCACGAGCGTGACGGACACCGCGGGCACCCCCGTGCCCTCGCCGGGCAACACGGCCACCTTCAAGGGCTTCCGTGCCACGGCCGTGCTGCGCATCACCGAGGTGCAGCCCAACATGCCCAACAACGCGGACCTGGTGGAACTCCAGGTGCTCAGCGGTGGAAATGTCGAGGGCTTCGTGCTCCAGCAGGACGTGAACGCGCCCACCCGGCTGGCCACCCTGCCCGATGTCAACGTGGCCACGGGCGACCTCATCGTCGTTCACATGACCACCCCGGGCATGACCAGCGAGACGACGGCCAAGAACCAGTTCCCGGCCAGCGGCACCCCCGCCAACTACGACACGGCCTGGGACTTCAAGGGTGAAAGCGCCGGCATCACCTTCTCCAGCCGCATCGTCTTGGTGACGGATGCCGTGGGGACCATCCAGGACGCCGCCTCCTTCGCGCGCTCCACCGGAACGCCTCCAGGGGTTTTCCCCGGAAACCTGCAGGCGATTCAGGCCGCGGGCCAGTGGCTCCCCGCGGACTGTGGCGGCGCTCCGTGCACCCTCACCTCGACGCCCAGCGCTCAGCAGGTGTCCGCGGACTGGGAGAACGTGCCCACCGGCAGCACGGTCACCAAGAACAGCAACACCGTGCGCCGCGTCTCCGCGACCGACACCAACACCCGGGAGGACTGGGCCGTCGGCGCGCAGAGCTTCGGCCTGCCGAATCCGTAG
- a CDS encoding PEGA domain-containing protein gives MKTRLLSFVCVLSCVAHATPRRLVVASGECQDAELNTQAQAVHDALSRRPEQAVLSPAAFSEHFFPSPPRSDEDLQRQLEAAQNQFYEARHPQAEQLIGDVLRKLSRLPVGNTRWQLHAHAQLLHALNARAAGKGKDSDAAFRAILRLDPQYKLDAGLYPPSFRQAFEKVRGELARARKVKLSVKSSLPASEVYLDGHKAGQTPLTREVLPGEYELTVVKDEAVSFPRRLQVEGPDTPVFVDLAYEGSVSGSPFPCLAAPPRSAERTMSHAIRVGGTLGVEEVIVVRLERASSKGPQWLAATVLNVEGGQKLREGGFKIQDPEAFAASLSALVDFVTTGKAPPPLVVPSPQGTAPWALVNSSDVPHAPTAPGDFDVPAPHRFPEERAITAAEPSSRTPKLRKISYGVLGGGAAALVGAGIVRLMAQKDLDRLDTHLDASGRLDARDTEAMALRDSLSTQRTLLTGLLIGSGAALTTGAVLFLVSPPRAPPPPVTLDVSVESGGASARILGSF, from the coding sequence ATGAAAACACGACTGCTCTCATTCGTTTGCGTTCTCTCCTGTGTCGCGCATGCGACTCCCCGGCGGCTGGTGGTGGCCAGCGGGGAGTGCCAGGACGCGGAACTGAACACCCAGGCCCAAGCGGTTCATGACGCCCTCTCGCGAAGGCCAGAGCAAGCGGTGCTGAGCCCGGCCGCCTTCAGCGAGCACTTCTTCCCGTCCCCGCCCCGGAGCGACGAGGACCTTCAGCGCCAGCTCGAGGCCGCGCAGAATCAGTTCTACGAGGCGCGCCACCCTCAGGCCGAACAGCTCATCGGCGATGTGCTCCGGAAGCTCTCCCGCCTTCCCGTGGGAAACACGCGCTGGCAACTCCATGCCCATGCGCAGCTCCTCCACGCCCTCAACGCCCGGGCGGCGGGAAAGGGGAAGGACAGCGATGCGGCCTTCCGGGCCATCCTGCGGCTCGATCCCCAATACAAGCTCGACGCGGGGCTCTATCCCCCGTCCTTCCGGCAGGCCTTCGAGAAGGTGCGCGGAGAGCTGGCCCGCGCCAGGAAGGTAAAGCTCTCGGTGAAGTCCTCCCTGCCCGCCTCCGAGGTTTACCTCGACGGCCACAAGGCCGGACAGACCCCGCTCACACGGGAGGTCCTGCCCGGGGAATATGAACTCACCGTCGTGAAGGACGAGGCCGTCAGCTTCCCACGGCGGCTCCAAGTGGAGGGCCCGGACACGCCCGTCTTCGTCGACCTGGCCTATGAGGGCTCTGTCTCCGGCAGCCCCTTTCCCTGCCTTGCCGCCCCTCCCAGATCCGCCGAGCGCACGATGAGCCACGCCATCCGGGTGGGCGGTACGCTCGGCGTGGAGGAAGTCATCGTCGTGCGCCTGGAGCGCGCCAGCAGCAAGGGACCCCAGTGGCTCGCGGCCACCGTGCTCAACGTCGAGGGCGGCCAGAAGCTCCGGGAGGGCGGCTTCAAGATTCAAGACCCGGAAGCCTTCGCGGCGTCGCTCTCCGCGCTCGTCGACTTCGTCACCACGGGCAAGGCGCCCCCTCCGCTCGTCGTGCCGAGCCCGCAAGGCACGGCGCCCTGGGCCCTCGTGAACAGCTCCGATGTTCCTCACGCCCCCACGGCCCCGGGGGACTTCGACGTCCCAGCCCCCCACCGGTTCCCGGAGGAGCGCGCCATCACGGCGGCCGAGCCCTCGTCGCGGACGCCAAAGCTGCGCAAGATCTCGTATGGGGTACTCGGTGGGGGCGCCGCCGCCCTGGTGGGCGCGGGCATCGTCCGGCTCATGGCCCAGAAGGATCTCGACCGGCTCGACACGCACCTCGACGCCAGCGGCCGCCTGGATGCCCGCGACACGGAGGCCATGGCGCTGCGGGATTCGCTCTCCACCCAACGCACCCTTCTGACCGGTCTGCTCATCGGCTCCGGAGCGGCCCTCACCACGGGGGCGGTGCTCTTCCTCGTGTCCCCCCCGCGCGCCCCGCCCCCTCCCGTCACCCTGGATGTCTCGGTGGAATCCGGTGGAGCTTCGGCCCGCATTCTGGGTTCGTTCTGA